Proteins encoded in a region of the Haloarcula sp. CBA1129 genome:
- a CDS encoding type II/IV secretion system ATPase subunit: MAIDETGGGESEQVNSGGHLTDEPVRVGEYTWDDLRREIHDGGRFDRSAYLGFEPRELSQRLEDAASAGKTLQAPFEEYLDPTTTPVAKDIYTWEHFKQEYYYEDGSLPRDSDGEVIPFDESEYLNFEPEHTANNLSAAEDIASELHEYVDQNTVDVNSELDEDEFFSTRDGHTTVVNRYDLEKAVPQSKKSHFNELERYWVNKPYACVIIFHSRKENEKKYYVIEPYLTDIEIDLREFLSGKLKTAIKYSEDDVIVQGTDADRAQVIQREAEQLLSRYDLYNGSVTSSGEESVLGQVKELFGLDEETQSETAGQLSGISTRPEPAILEDDDPKLNEYQVEKLLYMLKRDFVGYARIDGVKHDINVEDISCDGYNSRVFVYHTDYEQIISNVEHGEGELDDFVVKLAQRSGKGISKRQPQVDATLPDGSRAQLTLGREVSDHGTNYTIRQFKDVPFTPIDLINWNTFSLDEMAFLWLCIENNKSLIFAGGTASGKTTSLNAVSLFIPSNSKIVSIEDTREVELPQRNWVASVTRPSFGEDDKGDVDEFDLLEAALRQRPDYIVMGEIRGEEGRTLFQVMSTGHTTYTTFHADSVGEVIKRFTTEPINVSKTLFTALDLVSIQTQTRVDGNKVRRNKSLTEINEYSAENDEINVRDVYEWRAETDEYIQMGNSNTLEEIKFDRGWTQDKLDEELFKRKVVLAYLIEKGLNTYTQVAATIQAFINDPDTILTLIANDQLELSLEDLREMESVKIDIDPEKEEMVPRPDAPPEMVEETKQVLDNAQPLFNTYKSRETPDIVSALMDDSEESADEDSIDFGQFVPKAGAEADSE, encoded by the coding sequence ATGGCTATCGATGAGACTGGGGGAGGTGAGTCAGAGCAGGTCAACAGTGGGGGACACCTGACTGACGAGCCTGTACGGGTCGGCGAATACACATGGGATGATCTCCGCCGGGAGATACACGATGGGGGGCGGTTCGACCGGAGCGCATACCTCGGCTTCGAGCCGAGAGAACTCAGTCAGCGACTCGAAGACGCGGCGAGTGCCGGCAAAACGCTGCAAGCGCCGTTCGAAGAGTATCTTGACCCAACCACGACGCCGGTTGCGAAAGATATCTACACATGGGAGCATTTCAAACAGGAGTACTACTACGAGGACGGCAGTCTCCCCCGTGACAGTGACGGCGAAGTTATTCCCTTTGATGAGAGTGAGTATCTGAACTTCGAGCCCGAACACACGGCAAACAACCTGTCTGCCGCCGAAGACATTGCGAGTGAACTCCACGAGTATGTCGATCAAAACACCGTCGACGTGAACTCGGAACTGGACGAAGACGAATTCTTCTCGACGCGAGACGGCCACACGACGGTCGTCAACCGCTACGACCTCGAAAAAGCCGTTCCGCAGTCGAAGAAGTCTCATTTCAACGAACTGGAACGGTACTGGGTCAACAAGCCCTACGCCTGCGTCATCATCTTCCACTCTCGGAAAGAGAACGAGAAGAAGTACTACGTCATCGAGCCGTATCTCACCGATATCGAGATCGACCTTCGGGAGTTCCTCTCGGGCAAACTCAAGACAGCGATCAAGTATTCCGAGGATGACGTGATCGTTCAGGGGACCGACGCCGACCGGGCACAGGTCATCCAGCGAGAGGCCGAACAACTCCTCTCGCGGTACGACCTCTACAACGGCTCAGTCACCAGTAGCGGTGAAGAGAGCGTTCTCGGACAAGTCAAGGAACTGTTCGGACTGGACGAGGAAACACAAAGTGAAACTGCGGGACAACTCTCCGGAATTTCGACACGTCCTGAGCCGGCTATTCTCGAAGACGATGACCCGAAACTGAACGAGTATCAGGTCGAGAAGCTGCTGTACATGCTCAAGCGGGATTTCGTCGGCTACGCCCGCATCGACGGCGTCAAACATGATATCAACGTTGAGGACATCTCCTGTGACGGGTACAATTCCCGGGTGTTCGTCTATCACACCGACTACGAGCAGATAATTTCGAACGTCGAACACGGCGAAGGTGAACTCGACGACTTCGTCGTGAAACTCGCCCAGCGTTCCGGAAAGGGCATCTCGAAGCGCCAGCCACAGGTCGACGCGACGCTGCCAGACGGGTCGCGTGCTCAGTTGACACTGGGCCGAGAAGTGTCCGACCACGGGACCAACTACACTATCCGGCAGTTCAAGGACGTCCCCTTTACGCCAATTGACCTCATCAACTGGAATACCTTCTCACTGGACGAGATGGCGTTCCTCTGGCTCTGTATCGAGAACAACAAGAGCCTCATCTTCGCTGGCGGTACTGCCTCGGGGAAGACGACGAGCCTGAACGCCGTTTCACTGTTCATCCCGTCGAATTCCAAGATTGTCTCCATCGAGGACACGCGTGAGGTCGAATTGCCACAGCGGAACTGGGTGGCAAGTGTCACGCGGCCATCCTTTGGTGAAGACGACAAGGGTGATGTCGACGAGTTCGATCTGCTTGAGGCCGCACTCCGTCAGCGCCCGGACTACATCGTTATGGGTGAGATCCGTGGTGAGGAGGGCCGGACGCTGTTTCAGGTCATGTCGACGGGCCACACCACCTACACCACGTTCCACGCCGACTCCGTCGGCGAGGTCATCAAGCGGTTCACCACCGAACCGATCAACGTCTCGAAGACGCTGTTTACGGCACTCGACCTAGTGTCGATTCAGACCCAGACGCGGGTCGACGGCAACAAGGTCCGCCGGAACAAGTCCCTGACTGAAATCAACGAGTACTCCGCCGAGAACGACGAGATCAACGTTCGGGACGTGTATGAGTGGCGCGCCGAGACGGACGAGTACATTCAGATGGGGAACTCGAACACGCTCGAAGAGATCAAGTTCGACCGCGGGTGGACGCAGGATAAACTCGACGAGGAACTGTTCAAGCGAAAGGTCGTTCTCGCGTATCTCATCGAAAAGGGGCTGAACACCTACACGCAGGTCGCGGCAACCATCCAAGCCTTCATCAACGATCCCGACACCATCCTCACGCTCATCGCGAACGACCAGCTCGAACTGTCACTCGAGGACCTCCGGGAGATGGAATCTGTCAAAATCGACATCGACCCGGAGAAAGAGGAGATGGTGCCCCGGCCGGACGCGCCACCGGAAATGGTCGAGGAGACCAAGCAGGTGCTCGATAACGCCCAGCCGCTGTTTAATACCTACAAGAGCCGCGAAACGCCGGATATCGTCTCAGCGCTGATGGACGACTCCGAGGAGAGTGCTGACGAAGACAGCATCGACTTCGGCCAGTTCGTTCCAAAAGCCGGGGCGGAGGCAGATAGCGAATGA
- a CDS encoding pyridoxal phosphate-dependent aminotransferase produces MTFEPADRVDSVPPSGIRRFFELAEEMDDIISLGVGEPDFSAPWAAREAAIASLERGQTSYTANRGKRELRERIADYEAATHSLQYDPDEEILVTAGASEGLDLAFRALLNPGDSIAIAQPCYVSYVPGATFAGIDVIDVPTRAEDEFKLTREVLESSGAADADALVYCYPNNPTGATMTAEEMASVAAFCRENDLLVFADEIYADLTYEHDHTSIATLPGMRERTVVFNGFSKAFAMTGFRLGYAMAPPKAIEAMNRIHQYSMLSAPTTAQHAAIEALDNCRDEVTEMAAQYDRRRKYVLTRFDEMGLDCFPAAGAFYAFPECPWDDAGEFAESLLQEKRVAVVPGTAFGEGGSGHLRVSYATGLDDLKEAMARIESFLN; encoded by the coding sequence ATGACGTTCGAACCAGCAGACAGGGTCGACAGCGTGCCGCCCTCGGGCATCCGACGGTTCTTCGAACTGGCCGAAGAGATGGACGACATCATCTCGCTCGGGGTCGGCGAACCGGATTTCTCAGCTCCATGGGCGGCCCGTGAAGCGGCTATCGCGTCGCTCGAACGCGGCCAGACCTCCTACACCGCCAACCGCGGCAAGCGGGAGCTCAGGGAACGCATCGCGGACTACGAGGCCGCCACGCACAGTCTACAGTACGACCCCGACGAGGAGATTCTCGTCACTGCGGGCGCGAGCGAGGGCCTCGATCTCGCCTTTCGAGCGCTGCTGAACCCCGGTGACTCCATCGCGATAGCCCAACCCTGTTACGTCTCCTATGTCCCCGGTGCGACGTTCGCCGGCATCGACGTCATCGACGTGCCGACGCGCGCAGAAGACGAGTTCAAACTCACCCGGGAGGTACTAGAATCGTCCGGTGCGGCCGACGCCGACGCCCTCGTGTACTGCTATCCGAACAACCCCACCGGAGCGACGATGACGGCCGAAGAGATGGCGTCTGTTGCGGCTTTCTGTCGCGAAAACGACCTTCTCGTCTTCGCCGACGAAATCTACGCCGACCTCACGTACGAACACGACCACACGTCTATCGCTACCCTTCCCGGGATGCGTGAGCGGACCGTCGTCTTCAACGGCTTCTCGAAGGCCTTTGCGATGACTGGGTTCAGGCTGGGGTACGCGATGGCCCCGCCGAAAGCCATTGAAGCGATGAATCGCATCCATCAGTACTCGATGCTTTCGGCCCCGACGACGGCCCAACACGCCGCCATCGAGGCACTCGACAACTGCCGCGACGAGGTAACCGAGATGGCCGCCCAGTATGACCGCCGCCGGAAGTACGTCCTCACACGGTTCGACGAGATGGGGCTGGACTGCTTCCCGGCGGCTGGGGCGTTCTACGCATTCCCGGAATGTCCATGGGATGATGCCGGTGAGTTTGCCGAGAGTCTGCTTCAGGAAAAGCGGGTCGCAGTCGTGCCCGGAACCGCTTTCGGTGAGGGCGGGTCGGGCCACCTTCGAGTGTCGTACGCGACTGGTCTCGATGATCTCAAAGAAGCGATGGCCCGGATAGAATCGTTCCTTAATTGA
- a CDS encoding Lrp/AsnC family transcriptional regulator encodes MSSRREILDLLRENARYTTEDIARLTDYSETEVAEIIDEFEEAGIIRGYQAVVDWNAVESDEERVRATVELNVTLDRETSYDDISDRIAKFPEVTSLRLVSGDYDFDLEVEGDSMREVSHFISDKIAPIPEITQTVTHYIMESYKEQGMEFDDHDDDDRLSVSP; translated from the coding sequence ATGAGCAGTCGCCGCGAGATACTCGACCTGCTACGGGAGAACGCCCGCTACACGACCGAGGACATCGCTCGGTTGACCGATTACTCTGAAACCGAGGTAGCTGAGATCATCGATGAGTTCGAGGAGGCAGGCATCATCCGCGGCTACCAAGCAGTCGTCGACTGGAATGCGGTCGAAAGCGACGAAGAGCGCGTCCGCGCCACCGTTGAACTCAACGTTACGCTGGACCGTGAGACCAGCTACGACGACATCTCCGACCGAATCGCGAAGTTCCCCGAAGTGACGTCACTTCGACTCGTCAGTGGTGACTACGACTTCGATCTGGAGGTCGAGGGCGATTCGATGCGTGAAGTGTCACACTTCATCAGCGACAAAATCGCGCCGATTCCCGAGATCACACAGACGGTCACCCACTACATCATGGAGTCGTACAAGGAGCAGGGGATGGAGTTCGACGACCACGACGACGACGACCGGCTGTCCGTCTCACCATGA
- a CDS encoding thioredoxin family protein, translating into MVSLDSESDVLGRGDEAPTFELPGADGATYSLSDFADKDALLLVFTCNHCPYAKAKVDELNRLATEYNDLAVVGVNANDPEEYPDDSFDRMQELVERGEVQYDAYLFDESQDVAAAYGARCTPDPFLFRNDDETFKLAYHGRLDDAPNPDDEPSEREMAGHVETLLTGDQITAVEKPSRGCSIKWKSGNEPAYWDV; encoded by the coding sequence ATGGTTTCACTCGATTCGGAATCCGACGTGCTCGGGCGTGGGGACGAAGCACCGACGTTCGAACTCCCGGGAGCGGACGGGGCGACGTACTCACTGTCGGATTTTGCGGACAAGGACGCACTGCTGCTCGTATTTACGTGTAACCACTGTCCGTACGCGAAGGCGAAGGTTGATGAATTGAATCGCCTCGCAACGGAGTACAACGATCTCGCCGTCGTCGGTGTCAATGCCAACGACCCCGAGGAGTACCCCGACGACTCTTTCGATCGAATGCAGGAGCTCGTCGAGCGCGGAGAGGTACAGTACGACGCGTACCTGTTCGACGAGTCACAAGATGTCGCAGCCGCGTACGGCGCCCGCTGTACCCCCGATCCGTTCCTGTTCCGAAACGACGATGAGACGTTCAAGCTGGCATACCACGGCCGCCTCGATGACGCCCCGAACCCCGATGACGAACCAAGCGAGCGGGAGATGGCCGGACACGTCGAGACGTTACTGACTGGCGACCAGATAACGGCCGTCGAGAAACCGTCCAGAGGCTGCTCGATAAAGTGGAAATCCGGTAACGAACCGGCGTACTGGGACGTCTGA
- a CDS encoding O-methyltransferase encodes MDETPLPGVTEQFARTLAPASDAIIEEMDAKADREGFPTVGPAVGGWLRLVTRMVDADRVFEFGSGFGYSAYWMAPAVPDNGQIVLTEIDADELAEAREFLDRGGFADRAAFEHGDAIETIERYDGPFDVVLIDNEKHRYAEAFEAVREKVPVGGAVVADNMIEAGPLEFEAVQALLEGDDIDANKTSRGIATYLERVGDDPAFETGLLPLGEGVAVSVRVE; translated from the coding sequence ATGGACGAAACCCCGCTCCCGGGAGTGACAGAACAGTTCGCCCGGACACTGGCGCCGGCCAGCGATGCAATCATCGAGGAGATGGACGCCAAAGCCGACCGAGAAGGGTTCCCGACGGTCGGCCCCGCAGTCGGCGGGTGGCTCCGCCTCGTCACCCGGATGGTCGACGCCGACCGTGTCTTCGAGTTCGGCTCGGGGTTTGGCTACTCGGCGTACTGGATGGCACCCGCTGTGCCCGACAACGGTCAGATCGTCCTGACGGAGATCGATGCCGACGAACTGGCGGAAGCCCGCGAGTTCCTTGACCGCGGCGGGTTCGCCGACCGGGCCGCCTTCGAGCATGGGGACGCAATCGAGACCATCGAACGCTACGACGGCCCGTTCGACGTGGTGCTCATCGACAACGAGAAGCACCGGTACGCGGAGGCGTTCGAGGCCGTCCGTGAGAAGGTGCCAGTCGGTGGAGCCGTAGTCGCCGATAACATGATCGAGGCCGGGCCGCTGGAGTTCGAGGCGGTACAGGCGTTGCTGGAGGGCGACGACATCGACGCCAACAAGACGAGTCGCGGGATCGCCACCTATCTCGAACGCGTCGGCGACGACCCGGCGTTCGAGACCGGACTGCTGCCGCTCGGTGAGGGTGTCGCTGTGAGCGTCCGTGTGGAGTAA